The proteins below are encoded in one region of Paenibacillus albus:
- a CDS encoding family 43 glycosylhydrolase — protein MGRLKWAGPLLILLGLVAAGCDGNNGGKPEAGEMAAVRTYTNPISLQDEWGEYGLGDPFVFAYNGTYYLYVSTRDTDAGVKVWSSGDLVDWKYEGLCTEDPLTTAAYAPEVRYWNGKFYMYTSPAGQGHYALVADKPTGPFKIATDNFGRTIDGTMFVDDDGQWYFYYAGTMGIQAAPMTDPLTVAPDEVQTGAFMGGWTEGPTVFKRHGKYYMTYTGNHVFSSGYRVDAAVGDSPLQNFQSQPNNPVLLRTEGATVGLGHNSVVTGPDLDTQYMIYHNLEGHGVVGPLRHMNLDRIVWDGDLLQVAGPTSSKQEAPALPAFSDRFAREKLGKGWVSRGDAKWAIDAGQGQGQGLAAKGVGESGLSMLVAKAKTEDSYTAEYHVRLSSGKRGKAGVVFSYVDKNNYGIATWNTADGKLEARYIKDGVETMKASSAVPGNLDLAQLQMLRVEKAGSALTIYAEGMKLLTAELPTEAGAGAIGYAVENADASFGYIAFSNAVDGSSAGLAYAPLPGRVNAFQDEDGAARASGLAGDGAGGLAVTKLDASKPLTYRVNLADSGIFSFDFRVAAAGQGASLRLSEDGKPVVGELKVKPSGVSGAWQTVSAHGIKLAAGNHRLTLEVVSGTLDAAWISASPYALVVDKTDDFGVKFIPGWTRYEGVWSVKDGQLRVTSDEDGKILTGENGWTDYTVEADVAVPEEGGQAGILVRATEPASGSELNQNRNDFLLGYFAYVDAQGVHLAKHHYDTTPLADANMVLPKPGEIIHLKVVAAGDRIAVYAGGASAEPLISFVDDSDSAFLHGRVGFKSAGGSARFSAFRVHS, from the coding sequence ATGGGACGCTTGAAATGGGCGGGACCGCTGCTTATTCTGCTGGGACTCGTCGCGGCTGGCTGCGACGGAAACAACGGCGGAAAGCCGGAGGCAGGCGAAATGGCGGCGGTCCGCACGTATACGAATCCGATTAGTCTGCAAGATGAATGGGGTGAATACGGACTGGGCGACCCGTTCGTATTTGCTTATAACGGCACTTATTATCTCTATGTCAGCACGCGCGATACGGACGCAGGTGTGAAGGTATGGTCTTCCGGCGATCTTGTCGACTGGAAATACGAAGGCTTATGCACGGAGGATCCGCTGACAACGGCAGCCTACGCGCCGGAAGTGCGCTATTGGAACGGCAAGTTCTACATGTACACGTCGCCGGCCGGACAGGGGCATTACGCCCTCGTTGCCGACAAGCCGACGGGGCCGTTCAAGATCGCGACCGATAACTTCGGTCGCACCATCGACGGCACGATGTTCGTGGACGACGACGGACAATGGTACTTCTACTATGCCGGGACCATGGGCATTCAAGCCGCGCCGATGACCGATCCGCTGACTGTCGCACCGGATGAGGTGCAGACGGGAGCCTTCATGGGCGGCTGGACGGAAGGACCGACCGTATTCAAGCGTCATGGCAAGTACTACATGACCTATACGGGCAACCATGTGTTCAGCTCCGGATATCGCGTAGACGCAGCGGTTGGCGATTCGCCGCTGCAGAACTTCCAATCGCAGCCGAACAATCCTGTTCTGCTGCGGACGGAAGGGGCGACCGTCGGGCTCGGACATAACTCTGTCGTCACGGGGCCGGACCTGGACACGCAATATATGATTTATCACAATCTCGAAGGACACGGCGTCGTGGGTCCGCTGCGGCACATGAATCTCGACCGGATCGTCTGGGACGGCGATCTGCTGCAAGTGGCGGGTCCGACATCGTCGAAACAAGAGGCGCCTGCGCTGCCAGCGTTCTCCGATCGGTTCGCCCGTGAGAAGCTCGGCAAAGGCTGGGTGAGCAGAGGCGACGCGAAGTGGGCGATAGATGCTGGTCAAGGGCAGGGACAGGGGCTCGCCGCGAAGGGTGTCGGTGAGTCCGGATTGTCGATGCTCGTGGCGAAGGCGAAGACGGAAGACAGCTACACCGCGGAATATCACGTTCGTCTGTCCTCCGGTAAGCGGGGGAAGGCAGGCGTCGTGTTCTCGTATGTGGATAAGAACAATTACGGAATCGCGACATGGAACACGGCCGATGGCAAGCTGGAAGCGCGTTACATTAAAGACGGCGTAGAAACGATGAAGGCTTCGTCGGCTGTGCCAGGCAATCTCGATCTCGCACAGCTGCAAATGCTGCGGGTCGAGAAAGCAGGCAGCGCGCTTACCATCTACGCAGAAGGCATGAAGCTGTTGACGGCAGAGCTGCCGACCGAGGCCGGCGCGGGAGCGATCGGTTACGCGGTAGAGAACGCTGATGCGTCCTTCGGATACATCGCGTTCAGTAATGCTGTTGACGGCAGCTCGGCAGGCTTGGCTTATGCACCGCTTCCTGGACGCGTGAACGCGTTTCAGGATGAGGACGGTGCTGCCCGTGCGTCCGGATTGGCGGGCGATGGCGCAGGCGGGCTTGCGGTAACAAAGCTCGACGCGTCGAAGCCGTTGACCTATCGCGTCAACTTGGCTGACAGCGGCATCTTCAGCTTTGACTTCCGCGTTGCCGCAGCCGGGCAAGGTGCTAGCCTCCGTTTGAGCGAGGACGGCAAGCCGGTCGTCGGCGAGTTGAAGGTGAAGCCGTCAGGCGTCTCCGGCGCTTGGCAGACAGTCTCGGCCCATGGTATCAAGCTAGCGGCGGGGAATCACCGGCTGACGCTCGAGGTTGTAAGCGGTACGCTTGATGCCGCTTGGATCTCGGCATCTCCTTATGCGCTGGTGGTAGACAAGACGGATGACTTCGGCGTTAAGTTCATTCCTGGTTGGACGCGCTACGAAGGCGTCTGGTCGGTGAAGGATGGACAGCTGCGCGTCACTTCGGATGAAGATGGCAAGATTCTGACCGGAGAGAACGGCTGGACCGATTATACGGTCGAAGCCGACGTTGCCGTGCCGGAGGAGGGCGGGCAGGCGGGCATTCTTGTCCGTGCGACCGAGCCGGCGAGTGGCAGCGAGCTGAATCAGAATCGCAACGACTTCTTGCTTGGCTACTTCGCCTATGTCGATGCTCAAGGCGTTCATCTGGCGAAGCATCATTACGACACGACGCCGCTCGCGGACGCTAATATGGTACTGCCGAAGCCAGGCGAGATTATTCATCTGAAAGTCGTGGCGGCAGGTGATAGGATCGCCGTGTATGCCGGTGGAGCAAGCGCAGAGCCGCTTATTTCTTTTGTCGATGACAGCGATTCGGCATTCCTACATGGCCGAGTTGGATTTAAGTCGGCTGGCGGCAGCGCGCGGTTTAGCGCGTTCCGGGTTCATTCTTAA